The Melanotaenia boesemani isolate fMelBoe1 chromosome 8, fMelBoe1.pri, whole genome shotgun sequence DNA window CAGCACTGATGTTGTCTCATGTAACAACGCTCTTGACCTTCTGTGCAAGCAGTAATGATGATAACTGAGTGCCATGGTTTAATTAGACACAGAGGTATTGTGTGAACGCTTTCCACTGACCCTGGCACCAAGGCATCCTTTTCTCTCAGCTGGATGTTGAATTTGACAGCAAATTTTTCTTAATATTGATATGTGGAAAGATGGCACAGATCGTGTGTTGTACCCTTTGACATTTACACATGTGACGAGACCATCGTTGTGGATCAGGAAAGAGATGACAGACCCTCCTTGTCCCATTGCTTGACATTCTGAAGGTTATGTACATAAAGGCTGAACTCTTTTGGCTTGGACGGTGCCAGCACACATTCATTTGATCTGTAAGAGATGATGAATTTCACTTGAATAAAGCCGATGCTTAAGTTTTTGTTACTAAAGGGAAAATACAGCCTGTCCTCTATGTGCATGGAAACAAAATCTTGAGCCGGAGCTAACATGAgtcacacaaaataaatagaaaaaaaaaacacttaaaatgaaTAGGGAGAATTAGAGGATTGAAATAGGAACTCACTGTTCTTGAAAGGAACTACATTTGAGTCAAGTACTTGTGACTACTCAGATGATCTGCAGATATTATTGGAATCTGggggacagaaaacagagattAAATAAAGCATGCTAGCTAAGGACACATAAAGTTGACTGTTGACCTCAGAACAAGCATGACTCAGCACAAATTAACCACATTCTTTCATGTCAAAATAAGTTAATCGCTGAAAAGGGACAAAGATGAGATGATGGATAAAGCTTTGTGGCTACAGTTGAAGCACAACCAATTCAGGCACGGCATACGTAAGCCAGACATTAGAATTAACACACACTTGTGGGTAGCAGGGAACGAAAGAGGATGATTTTAAAGGACGGGAGAGACAAGTAGGGTTGGAGGGGGAGGTGGGAAATTGTCAGTTAGATGGCTTCCCCCATGCAAATCTAAGTCCTCCATGTTGTTGACCTGCACACCTCAGTTAAATGCAGAAAACTGGTTCAAAATGAggactaataataataataataataataataataataataataataataataataataataataataataataataatgatagttTAACTCATCTTAAAATAATTGCAATACTAAAGTAAAATTCAAGAAGAACATTCAAAATgttacatattttcttttaaggcTGGTTTTATAGCTTTTGTTACTTTAACAATGATtttgtccagctttttaaacacaaagaacGTGGTAAACATTTGCTTTGCGTGCTGGAAGCAGCTGCAAAAAagaccccccccaaaaaagaagaaaaaaaaaagtaagtcaAGCACCAAAGGGCACGGAAAGCAACTATTGCACAAGCTGTGCAAATGGCTTTAAGatgtttagaaaaaacaaaaaacaactaccTCATACATACCAATTGCATGTATTCGTTGGTAGTCAACTTTGATAAGGAAGAGTCCTCAAAATGGGAAAGGACAAAAATCGAGGTTACAACGAGGACACACATTAAATGAAATACAGTATGCTTCTTTAGAAAGACAGATAGATTCTTAAAGGTAAATGCTGTGGTTATAGTTTAAATTGATGCATATGTTGTAAAACACAGTATAGTAAAATATAAGACTGCATGTTGGACTCTAGTGTAGGCCAACAAGAGGAGTACCGCTTTTACCCAACCCACCCCTTATAAGACACAAGCATTCCAAGTCTGTCAATGTGCACTTAAAgaaatgatagatagatagatagatagatagatagatagatagatagatagatagatagatagatagatagatagatagatagatagatagatagatagatagatagatagatagatagatagatagatagatagatagatagatagatagagagttGGTAGAGGTGCAAACCTGATTGGTGGAGGCAGTTGCGAAGGGAACGCTTGTGGCAGATGTGGTGGCTGCAGACACAGTGGCTGGAGTACCACCATGCATCATGGGAACTTTTTTGGAGGGAAAATCATGTAAGCATAAATACACAGAGGAGCAGTGTTGCCACATACACACCAGGCAAATGagggaaggagaaggagaaaaagagcCAGAGAGGGATTCGATTTAACTGGTTCCCCTTCTTCCCTCTGCCAAGGCTGAAAAGACTTGTGTGTTTTGAGAACTTGATGTGGTTAAGTGTAGCTGTAGCAGCCGGGACTTGCATATTTGTCAGTTTTATGAGAGCTTTACTTCACTGGTAAATGCCAAATTGCAATTATATCTAAAAGTTTCTAAGAAAAAAGATGTGCTGTAAcgtttaaataaatttgtaaacAGTTTGTAAATATAGTACTTATGGCAGATGAGATAGAAGGGAAAGTTATAATTGAACACCCtcacttaaaaataaagttttaaaggcGTTTCAATAAGTGTCAGATTAGTCCAGCCAAAAGCCAAGTTTAAGTCAAGCAAGAGATTGAGTGTTTAAGCAATATACAAAAGGTGTACACAAAAACCACTAAAAAAGTATAGGTCAGTTAGATTGATACTATGAACCGCAACATCTTTTATACAGGTAATTTACAAGATGCAAATAgcacaatattttttattttcttctgtaaaaTTTGGCTTATGTTTCAGTTCATAAGACATCTTTACAGAGCTAAAACAGTAACTCTTAATTAAATTAGCTGTAAATACAACACAGTAAATTTCACTGGAAACTTTGACTTTGCTGACCAGTGATTCACAGACATGACGtaacaaataaatgaagaagGAAATCTGGAACCTACCAACGCTGGCTGCAGGTGTCATGCACAATATTGAGCCTGCCCATCATGCAGTGCAACAGGAAGTGGATTGGACAGGGAAGAGAAATCAAAACAGCCCATCACAAGGTTCGTTAGAGTGAAGGGAGAgataatgtggaaaaaaaaggttaatattTCTTGGAAACAGACATCAGTGATTGGAGATGAAATGGTGAACTCACAAGACAGTGTGTTAAAAGTCTGAAATTAGACTTTCTTGTGCAGTGTAATCTTATAAATGCATATTTTGCCAAGAGTGAGAGCAAGGTTATAAATTTAATCATCTATTGCTAAACATTCAAGATGAGGAGTAGATGTGTGCAGAAACCAGACTCTTTAGCCTGCTGTTAGCTATCAAACTGAGGTGTAAGATTTCATTACTGAAAACAGTCAGCCCTCATTCATCCAAGCCCAAGCCAAAGCCCCAGAAACATTGGTGATCACACTGTGGACTGTTTATGTTTACAACATTCTACActgtatttttagttttaattttatctgtttctgTAACCAAAATAATGTCTTAACATCTATGAGCAGGTGCAGCTAGCTATGTGGAGCTGTGTTAAGGCAATTAGTAGGTAGAGAAACATTCTAACCCCTTCTTATTACCTAGTGGCCATGCATTGCCATACAAAGCATAAAGCACTTTTAAGAATTACACTAAAATACATGTGTAAAATCCCTGTTGGCCTGGAGTGAAATTTATTACTTGAATAGGTACGAAATTTGCTACCAACTGCTCTGTTCTGTTCTCCAGTCTAACACTCTGCCAACCCCAGCCAAGCAGGAGCCAGGTTAGACTGATCCAGCCATCCACTGGGTGGTAAGAGCACTCGTGGTGGTTGCTCTGGGAACCATACCTGATGGGAGGAAAGCAGCCTGCTGCTGAAACTGCATGCTGGCCAGGGCCTGTTGGTACTGGAGCATGCCGGTATTAAATACGGCAGAGGCCCCGTTGGCCTTCtccagggctgcccgctttggGAGGGGAGCCATGACACTAGGGGCAATGCCCTGCCCATCCAGATGGAGGGAGGTCaatgagaaagaaagtaaaaggaagagagaggaagaaagacagagaaaggtGCGTGGAATACAGAGAGAGTGTTAGAAAGAggcaaaaacaagaaagaaaacaaaaaaaggtacATACGTTAGAGGACATCGCAGGAATAGTGTCACAACATCTTTGTGTGTACAGCAATAACAATATCATACCATCAGTAGCAAGCAAGCAGCAGTCTGACACAAGTACTACACAAGCAGGAGCATGGTGCTTACTGGAGCTATGTGCTAAGAAGCATTCATATATTTACTTTGTACTCATAGGGCTGACTAGATGCAACATAAGCAAGCATTAACTATTAAAACAATAAGGCTGCTAACAAGGTGGAACAGGTAGGAAGCACAGAGAAAGGGAGGCTGCACTGCTAGCTCCATGATAAACTGTGTAAGCCTTGTTTAAGTGATGGTTCACTCTCAGACAAAAGTCAAAAATGACCTAAGGCCAAGACACGTTTGCAactaatttttatatttacatgctAAAAGCTCTGGCTGTGGGCTTAATCTTGACAGGAGGCCATTCTTGAGGTCTGAATATCTATGACAAAATCTGATGTTGAGTGAACTATCATTTGAACTGTGAACCTGTTACGGTGGGATCACACCTGTATGGTTATAAAGACTATTCTTAACCCCACACAGTAATTATCTGACATGCACTAGcaacacagacatgcacacatttgATTGAGCTGCTCCATAACACTAATATTTAGACATAAGACTGAAGCCATGCCACCATTACAGAAGCTCTATCTCCCTAGCCGTCACTGACTTTTGTTAAATAGGCTGCAGGTGATGAATTGATTGTGGCTCCTCATCATTAATTccaaattttaattttgtgtttgtggtgaTTGCTGCAAGAAGAAATTTGTATGTTGCTGGGTGCAACTTAACCATCGAAAGGCCACAATCATTTTATCACAGGCAACAATGACAGATCAACAGGAGGACAGAAAAGACATTGCACTGAGACACTAACATAGCTAGGTATCTGGTTAAACACTGCTCTACAACAAAGCCACATGCCAAGCTAAAAGGTGAAAGGTCATAGTACCAGGTCAAAGGTTGCGTCGAGGGGTCGCTTCAGTGATTTGACAGCCGACTGAGTCTTAATTAGCAGGCAGCGAGCACATGATGGCAATGGGCCAATGGGGTTCAAGCGCATTAACATAAACCAGCAAGCAGAGGTGCATCATGGGGGCAGCAGTGCAGTTTGGGTATAggtgagaaaaaacaaaacaataaaaaaacaaatcattggAATGCAATATACAAGGGGATAACAGGACTAAGGCATGCACAGTGTGGACACTAGTGCTACTACTCAACAGTTAAACGATAATAAATGATAACTACCACTCTACATTAGTCATTGTCACACAAGAATGGATGAATATAGCAATGAGAAAATTATTCAACTACCATTTTGAGTCTCAGCAACTGGGAAGAGAACTACATGGAAGCAAAATTTGCAGGTTTCTGTTTCACTGTGCACATCATAGTCAGGTTCACATTACAATGATTCACCCCCCAAGGTTCATTGTGTCATTAAGAGCATGTAGAAAAACACTGTGAACAACAGAGAAGTGTGGCTGCACATCTATTCACCGGTGTCGTTACTGCAGGACACGACTAAAAGCACAATGAGTCCTTTTTAATTATGTCAAGAGGAAGAGAAGTTTTAGATAGGAAGCACAGAAACAATGGAGTCAAAATAAGGCCAGGCCaccagagagagacagagggaggaaCTGGACTGTCTGCTTGTAATCTGGGATGAAGTGAACAAGGAACAAGACAGTCAGTTTGTCAAATtaggaagaaaaacatttgacaAAACAATAATCAGGTTATAAAGTTCTATTGTCTGGTCCTTCTTCATGTCATCCAGCAGTGCGCAGATGTTACCCAAATCAACATGCAGACCTTTCAAGTTTGACCTGGCAAAAGCAGAACTAAAAATGCTTTGTAATACCAGTAAGGAAAGTGAGACAAGTGTGAGACAGAGAACCTTGCCTAGTTATGCCTAATGTCAATAAATTTTTTTTGACAGAGCACCTCAACGTGTTGTGAGTATGAATAAGTATGACTTCACTATTATAGACTGCTCACCATGGCCGCGGCGGCTGTTGCCTGGTTCACCTGATGCTGGGTAGCCTTAATTTTGGCTTGCAGATGGGCTGGCGGGTGGAAGTACTTGCACTTTTCCCTGGAGCATCGACCCTTGATGTAGTCCATGCATACAGTGACGGTGTTGTCATTGGTGTCAATCATGGTGCTGTCTGCGGGGTGAGCAAAGCGACAGTCGCTCTCCCCCCGAGCGCAGTTTCCTCTCTGATATTCCCTACACACCTACAACAGGAAAAAGGAGGATAAAAAGTTAACCTGCATCTTCAGGACCGTATGAGAATAGTTTTATATGTGTTGTGTCTTAACATCTTCAGTATGACTCATCAAGTTTTCACTTTTACTTCGTCATTATAATGGAAATCTTTACTACAATCTAAAAGGCATAGAGAAGAATGCAAAATCTAAAGGCTTTCAAAGACAACACCCTTCTGTGTGAAAGATCTGAGTCTGTGCAGTGTCCTTTCATATCTAACTGGGGATTTCTGCTATTCTAACATGTTCCTGTTTTACTACAACTGCTGATCAGGTCACAAAATTATACATTTGTTGACCAGTTTAACAGATTAAAATTGTATCCAAGTTATGACTGGCTTATGGACATTAACACATTGGACATACATATAATCATTTATATTTCTTCTACATGTACAATGGATTTGTATTGGACAGTGATTCTCAGACACATCAGTCTCAGTCTACAAAGAAGACAGCAGAGGGCAGCACCTTCTTTTAAATTGTCATGGTTAGTTGCCTGCTGTTCACTCTTACTGTGTAGTGAATGGCTTTTTACAGATACATGATTCTTGGACTTTGAAAATATATATGATTatgaattatatatttttaagtatAGTATAATTTTGGAGGACCATTGAACACAGTTCTTGACAAGAAATAACTCTTGTTGCAGCTTCTTACCTATCACATCACAGATGGTGTGGAAATTGTTGGCACTTTCTTCACTCAGATGAacattaaaacaagttaaaactcACTTCTGGTAAGTGTTGTCATGTTGTTATCTGAAATGCTCTATGCAAAAGCATGAAATTGACCAGAAGTAGACAAAGCACAAGAACTCCTTGCACAATGccacactttatttttattttcttatgattagtttatttctttcatatGCATTATTGCACTTGCTCTTGATATTACAGTTCAGTTTCAAAAatagttaattttttaaaagtcaaa harbors:
- the LOC121644666 gene encoding muscleblind-like protein 1 isoform X15; translation: MAVNIAHIRDTKWLTLEVCREFQRGTCSRSDQECKFAHPAKSCQVDNGRVIACFDSLKGRCSRENCKYLHPPPHLKTQLEINGRNNLIQQKNMAMLAQQMQLANAMMPGTQLPPMPMFSVTPGLATNASAAAAAAAAAFNPYLSPVSPSLMPPEILPSTPVLMASSPAVSQVPNAAAAAAQKLLRTDRLEVCREYQRGNCARGESDCRFAHPADSTMIDTNDNTVTVCMDYIKGRCSREKCKYFHPPAHLQAKIKATQHQVNQATAAAAMGIAPSVMAPLPKRAALEKANGASAVFNTGMLQYQQALASMQFQQQAAFLPSVPMMHGGTPATVSAATTSATSVPFATASTNQDSSLSKLTTNEYMQLIPIISADHLSSHKYLTQM
- the LOC121644666 gene encoding muscleblind-like protein 1 isoform X17; this encodes MAVNIAHIRDTKWLTLEVCREFQRGTCSRSDQECKFAHPAKSCQVDNGRVIACFDSLKGRCSRENCKYLHPPPHLKTQLEINGRNNLIQQKNMAMLAQQMQLANAMMPGTQLPPMPMFSVTPGLATNASAAAAAAAAAFNPYLSPVSPSLMPPEILPSTPVLMASSPAVSQVPNAAAAAAQKLLRTDRLEVCREYQRGNCARGESDCRFAHPADSTMIDTNDNTVTVCMDYIKGRCSREKCKYFHPPAHLQAKIKATQHQVNQATAAAAMGIAPSVMAPLPKRAALEKANGASAVFNTGMLQYQQALASMQFQQQAAFLPSGSILCMTPAASVVPMMHGGTPATVSAATTSATSVPFATASTNQIPIISADHLSSHKYLTQM
- the LOC121644666 gene encoding muscleblind-like protein 1 isoform X4, whose protein sequence is MAVNIAHIRDTKWLTLEVCREFQRGTCSRSDQECKFAHPAKSCQVDNGRVIACFDSLKGRCSRENCKYLHPPPHLKTQLEINGRNNLIQQKNMAMLAQQMQLANAMMPGTQLPPMPMFSVTPGLATNASAAAAAAAAAFNPYLSPVSPSLMPPEILPSTPVLMASSPAVSQVPNAAAAAAQKLLRTDRLEVCREYQRGNCARGESDCRFAHPADSTMIDTNDNTVTVCMDYIKGRCSREKCKYFHPPAHLQAKIKATQHQVNQATAAAAMTQSAVKSLKRPLDATFDLGIAPSVMAPLPKRAALEKANGASAVFNTGMLQYQQALASMQFQQQAAFLPSGSILCMTPAASVVPMMHGGTPATVSAATTSATSVPFATASTNQDSSLSKLTTNEYMQLIPIISADHLSSHKYLTQM
- the LOC121644666 gene encoding muscleblind-like protein 1 isoform X1, whose translation is MAVNIAHIRDTKWLTLEVCREFQRGTCSRSDQECKFAHPAKSCQVDNGRVIACFDSLKGRCSRENCKYLHPPPHLKTQLEINGRNNLIQQKNMAMLAQQMQLANAMMPGTQLPPMVRGHTRMNTPQLLSMPMFSVTPGLATNASAAAAAAAAAFNPYLSPVSPSLMPPEILPSTPVLMASSPAVSQVPNAAAAAAQKLLRTDRLEVCREYQRGNCARGESDCRFAHPADSTMIDTNDNTVTVCMDYIKGRCSREKCKYFHPPAHLQAKIKATQHQVNQATAAAAMTQSAVKSLKRPLDATFDLGIAPSVMAPLPKRAALEKANGASAVFNTGMLQYQQALASMQFQQQAAFLPSGSILCMTPAASVVPMMHGGTPATVSAATTSATSVPFATASTNQDSSLSKLTTNEYMQLIPIISADHLSSHKYLTQM
- the LOC121644666 gene encoding muscleblind-like protein 1 isoform X2; this encodes MAVNIAHIRDTKWLTLEVCREFQRGTCSRSDQECKFAHPAKSCQVDNGRVIACFDSLKGRCSRENCKYLHPPPHLKTQLEINGRNNLIQQKNMAMLAQQMQLANAMMPGTQLPPMVRGHTRMNTPQLLSMPMFSVTPGLATNASAAAAAAAAAFNPYLSPVSPSLMPPEILPSTPVLMASSPAVSQVPNAAAAAAQKLLRTDRLEVCREYQRGNCARGESDCRFAHPADSTMIDTNDNTVTVCMDYIKGRCSREKCKYFHPPAHLQAKIKATQHQVNQATAAAAMTQSAVKSLKRPLDATFDLGIAPSVMAPLPKRAALEKANGASAVFNTGMLQYQQALASMQFQQQAAFLPSGSILCMTPAASVVPMMHGGTPATVSAATTSATSVPFATASTNQLTTNEYMQLIPIISADHLSSHKYLTQM
- the LOC121644666 gene encoding muscleblind-like protein 1 isoform X7, which produces MAVNIAHIRDTKWLTLEVCREFQRGTCSRSDQECKFAHPAKSCQVDNGRVIACFDSLKGRCSRENCKYLHPPPHLKTQLEINGRNNLIQQKNMAMLAQQMQLANAMMPGTQLPPMVRGHTRMNTPQLLSMPMFSVTPGLATNASAAAAAAAAAFNPYLSPVSPSLMPPEILPSTPVLMASSPAVSQVPNAAAAAAQKLLRTDRLEVCREYQRGNCARGESDCRFAHPADSTMIDTNDNTVTVCMDYIKGRCSREKCKYFHPPAHLQAKIKATQHQVNQATAAAAMTQSAVKSLKRPLDATFDLGIAPSVMAPLPKRAALEKANGASAVFNTGMLQYQQALASMQFQQQAAFLPSVPMMHGGTPATVSAATTSATSVPFATASTNQLTTNEYMQLIPIISADHLSSHKYLTQM
- the LOC121644666 gene encoding muscleblind-like protein 1 isoform X5, giving the protein MAVNIAHIRDTKWLTLEVCREFQRGTCSRSDQECKFAHPAKSCQVDNGRVIACFDSLKGRCSRENCKYLHPPPHLKTQLEINGRNNLIQQKNMAMLAQQMQLANAMMPGTQLPPMVRGHTRMNTPQLLSMPMFSVTPGLATNASAAAAAAAAAFNPYLSPVSPSLMPPEILPSTPVLMASSPAVSQVPNAAAAAAQKLLRTDRLEVCREYQRGNCARGESDCRFAHPADSTMIDTNDNTVTVCMDYIKGRCSREKCKYFHPPAHLQAKIKATQHQVNQATAAAAMTQSAVKSLKRPLDATFDLGIAPSVMAPLPKRAALEKANGASAVFNTGMLQYQQALASMQFQQQAAFLPSGSILCMTPAASVVPMMHGGTPATVSAATTSATSVPFATASTNQIPIISADHLSSHKYLTQM
- the LOC121644666 gene encoding muscleblind-like protein 1 isoform X3 — its product is MAVNIAHIRDTKWLTLEVCREFQRGTCSRSDQECKFAHPAKSCQVDNGRVIACFDSLKGRCSRENCKYLHPPPHLKTQLEINGRNNLIQQKNMAMLAQQMQLANAMMPGTQLPPMVRGHTRMNTPQLLSMPMFSVTPGLATNASAAAAAAAAAFNPYLSPVSPSLMPPEILPSTPVLMASSPAVSQVPNAAAAAAQKLLRTDRLEVCREYQRGNCARGESDCRFAHPADSTMIDTNDNTVTVCMDYIKGRCSREKCKYFHPPAHLQAKIKATQHQVNQATAAAAMTQSAVKSLKRPLDATFDLGIAPSVMAPLPKRAALEKANGASAVFNTGMLQYQQALASMQFQQQAAFLPSVPMMHGGTPATVSAATTSATSVPFATASTNQDSSLSKLTTNEYMQLIPIISADHLSSHKYLTQM
- the LOC121644666 gene encoding muscleblind-like protein 1 isoform X12; amino-acid sequence: MAVNIAHIRDTKWLTLEVCREFQRGTCSRSDQECKFAHPAKSCQVDNGRVIACFDSLKGRCSRENCKYLHPPPHLKTQLEINGRNNLIQQKNMAMLAQQMQLANAMMPGTQLPPMPMFSVTPGLATNASAAAAAAAAAFNPYLSPVSPSLMPPEILPSTPVLMASSPAVSQVPNAAAAAAQKLLRTDRLEVCREYQRGNCARGESDCRFAHPADSTMIDTNDNTVTVCMDYIKGRCSREKCKYFHPPAHLQAKIKATQHQVNQATAAAAMGIAPSVMAPLPKRAALEKANGASAVFNTGMLQYQQALASMQFQQQAAFLPSGSILCMTPAASVVPMMHGGTPATVSAATTSATSVPFATASTNQDSSLSKLTTNEYMQLIPIISADHLSSHKYLTQM
- the LOC121644666 gene encoding muscleblind-like protein 1 isoform X8 — encoded protein: MAVNIAHIRDTKWLTLEVCREFQRGTCSRSDQECKFAHPAKSCQVDNGRVIACFDSLKGRCSRENCKYLHPPPHLKTQLEINGRNNLIQQKNMAMLAQQMQLANAMMPGTQLPPMPMFSVTPGLATNASAAAAAAAAAFNPYLSPVSPSLMPPEILPSTPVLMASSPAVSQVPNAAAAAAQKLLRTDRLEVCREYQRGNCARGESDCRFAHPADSTMIDTNDNTVTVCMDYIKGRCSREKCKYFHPPAHLQAKIKATQHQVNQATAAAAMTQSAVKSLKRPLDATFDLGIAPSVMAPLPKRAALEKANGASAVFNTGMLQYQQALASMQFQQQAAFLPSVPMMHGGTPATVSAATTSATSVPFATASTNQDSSLSKLTTNEYMQLIPIISADHLSSHKYLTQM
- the LOC121644666 gene encoding muscleblind-like protein 1 isoform X6, which codes for MAVNIAHIRDTKWLTLEVCREFQRGTCSRSDQECKFAHPAKSCQVDNGRVIACFDSLKGRCSRENCKYLHPPPHLKTQLEINGRNNLIQQKNMAMLAQQMQLANAMMPGTQLPPMVRGHTRMNTPQLLSMPMFSVTPGLATNASAAAAAAAAAFNPYLSPVSPSLMPPEILPSTPVLMASSPAVSQVPNAAAAAAQKLLRTDRLEVCREYQRGNCARGESDCRFAHPADSTMIDTNDNTVTVCMDYIKGRCSREKCKYFHPPAHLQAKIKATQHQVNQATAAAAMGIAPSVMAPLPKRAALEKANGASAVFNTGMLQYQQALASMQFQQQAAFLPSGSILCMTPAASVVPMMHGGTPATVSAATTSATSVPFATASTNQDSSLSKLTTNEYMQLIPIISADHLSSHKYLTQM
- the LOC121644666 gene encoding muscleblind-like protein 1 isoform X10; translation: MAVNIAHIRDTKWLTLEVCREFQRGTCSRSDQECKFAHPAKSCQVDNGRVIACFDSLKGRCSRENCKYLHPPPHLKTQLEINGRNNLIQQKNMAMLAQQMQLANAMMPGTQLPPMPMFSVTPGLATNASAAAAAAAAAFNPYLSPVSPSLMPPEILPSTPVLMASSPAVSQVPNAAAAAAQKLLRTDRLEVCREYQRGNCARGESDCRFAHPADSTMIDTNDNTVTVCMDYIKGRCSREKCKYFHPPAHLQAKIKATQHQVNQATAAAAMTQSAVKSLKRPLDATFDLGIAPSVMAPLPKRAALEKANGASAVFNTGMLQYQQALASMQFQQQAAFLPSGSILCMTPAASVVPMMHGGTPATVSAATTSATSVPFATASTNQIPIISADHLSSHKYLTQM
- the LOC121644666 gene encoding muscleblind-like protein 1 isoform X14; the encoded protein is MAVNIAHIRDTKWLTLEVCREFQRGTCSRSDQECKFAHPAKSCQVDNGRVIACFDSLKGRCSRENCKYLHPPPHLKTQLEINGRNNLIQQKNMAMLAQQMQLANAMMPGTQLPPMPMFSVTPGLATNASAAAAAAAAAFNPYLSPVSPSLMPPEILPSTPVLMASSPAVSQVPNAAAAAAQKLLRTDRLEVCREYQRGNCARGESDCRFAHPADSTMIDTNDNTVTVCMDYIKGRCSREKCKYFHPPAHLQAKIKATQHQVNQATAAAAMTQSAVKSLKRPLDATFDLGIAPSVMAPLPKRAALEKANGASAVFNTGMLQYQQALASMQFQQQAAFLPSVPMMHGGTPATVSAATTSATSVPFATASTNQIPIISADHLSSHKYLTQM